One window from the genome of Streptomyces sp. NBC_00708 encodes:
- a CDS encoding putative cobaltochelatase, whose amino-acid sequence MSTPYPFTAIVGQDDLRLGLLLNAVSPAVGGVLVRGEKGTAKSTAVRALAALMPRVSVVAGCRFSCDPAAPDPACPDGPHEDASGVSRAARTVELPVGASEDRLVGALDIERALAEGVKAFEPGLLADAHRGILYVDEVNLLHDHLVDLLLDAAAMGASYVEREGVSVRHAARFLLVGTMNPEEGELRPQLLDRFGLTVEVAASRETDQRVEVVRRRLAYEDDPAAFAARWADEEAELRDRITAARALLPEVRLGDKALRQIAATCAAFEVDGMRADIVMARTATALAAWAGRTDVLAEDVRQAALLALPHRRRRNPFDAPGLDEDKLDDTLEQNGGGDDDPEPDGPGDGGDGGGGGGLPPQGDGPDTPPPPADGSDDTPGTSESEQSGPAPSVPGQGGEQQPVRAGEPFRTKMLSVPGLGEGAAGRRSRARTEHGRTTGSRRPEGALTKLHLAATVLAAAPHQRARGRSGRGLVVRRDDLRQATREGREGNLVLFVVDASGSMAARQRMGAVKGAVLSLLMDAYQRRDKVGLITFRGRDAELALPPTSSVDAAAARLESLPTGGRTPVAAGLLKAHDVLRVERLRDPSRRALLVVVTDGRATGGPDPVALAARAARLHAAEGTASVVVDCESGPVRLGLAASLAGELGGTAVTLDELRAESIAGLVKDVRGAGPGHSDRRAA is encoded by the coding sequence GTGAGTACGCCTTACCCCTTCACCGCCATCGTCGGCCAGGACGACCTGCGGCTCGGGCTGCTGCTCAACGCGGTCAGCCCGGCCGTGGGCGGGGTCCTGGTCCGGGGTGAGAAGGGAACCGCCAAGAGCACCGCCGTCCGCGCGCTGGCCGCGCTGATGCCGCGGGTGTCCGTCGTCGCGGGCTGCCGGTTCTCCTGCGACCCGGCGGCGCCCGACCCGGCGTGTCCGGACGGCCCGCACGAGGACGCCTCCGGCGTGTCGCGGGCGGCGCGGACCGTGGAGCTGCCCGTCGGCGCGTCCGAGGACCGGCTCGTCGGGGCGCTCGACATCGAACGGGCCCTCGCCGAGGGCGTGAAGGCCTTCGAACCGGGGCTGCTCGCGGACGCGCACCGCGGAATCCTGTACGTGGACGAGGTCAACCTCCTCCACGACCATCTGGTGGACCTGCTGCTGGACGCGGCGGCCATGGGTGCCTCGTACGTGGAGCGCGAGGGCGTCTCCGTACGGCACGCGGCGCGGTTCCTGCTCGTCGGGACGATGAATCCCGAAGAGGGCGAGCTGCGGCCCCAGTTGCTCGACCGGTTCGGGCTGACCGTGGAGGTCGCCGCCTCCCGGGAGACGGACCAGCGGGTGGAGGTGGTCCGGCGGCGGCTGGCGTACGAGGACGACCCGGCGGCGTTCGCGGCGCGCTGGGCCGACGAGGAAGCGGAGTTGCGGGACCGGATCACGGCGGCGCGGGCGCTGCTGCCCGAAGTGCGGCTCGGGGACAAGGCGTTGCGTCAGATCGCGGCGACCTGCGCGGCCTTCGAGGTCGACGGGATGCGCGCCGACATCGTGATGGCCAGGACCGCCACCGCGCTGGCCGCGTGGGCGGGGCGTACCGACGTACTCGCCGAGGACGTCCGGCAGGCGGCGCTGCTCGCGCTCCCCCACCGGCGCCGGCGCAACCCCTTCGACGCGCCGGGGCTCGACGAGGACAAGCTCGACGACACGCTGGAGCAGAACGGCGGCGGGGACGACGATCCGGAGCCGGACGGGCCCGGTGACGGCGGTGACGGTGGCGGCGGTGGCGGGCTGCCGCCGCAGGGGGACGGCCCCGACACGCCGCCCCCGCCGGCCGACGGGAGCGACGACACGCCCGGCACGAGCGAATCCGAGCAGTCCGGGCCCGCCCCGTCCGTGCCGGGTCAGGGCGGCGAGCAGCAGCCCGTGCGGGCCGGCGAGCCGTTCCGTACGAAGATGCTGAGCGTGCCCGGTCTCGGCGAGGGCGCGGCGGGGCGGCGGTCCCGGGCGCGTACCGAGCACGGGCGGACGACGGGTTCGCGGCGGCCCGAGGGCGCGCTGACCAAGCTGCACCTGGCCGCGACCGTCCTGGCCGCCGCCCCGCACCAGCGGGCGCGGGGCCGGTCCGGGCGGGGTCTGGTGGTGCGGCGCGACGATCTGCGGCAGGCGACGCGGGAGGGGCGCGAGGGCAACCTCGTGCTGTTCGTCGTGGACGCCTCCGGTTCGATGGCCGCCCGGCAGCGCATGGGCGCCGTGAAGGGCGCGGTCCTGTCCCTGCTGATGGATGCCTACCAGCGGCGCGACAAGGTCGGGCTGATCACCTTCCGGGGCCGGGACGCGGAGCTGGCGCTGCCGCCGACCTCGTCGGTGGACGCGGCGGCGGCCCGGCTGGAGTCGCTGCCGACCGGCGGGCGCACCCCGGTGGCCGCCGGGCTGCTCAAGGCCCATGACGTGCTGCGGGTGGAGCGGCTGCGCGATCCGTCCCGGCGGGCGCTGCTGGTCGTGGTGACGGACGGGCGGGCGACCGGCGGGCCGGACCCGGTGGCGCTGGCCGCGCGGGCCGCCCGGCTGCACGCGGCGGAGGGCACGGCGTCGGTCGTCGTGGACTGCGAGTCCGGGCCGGTACGGCTGGGACTCGCGGCGAGCCTCGCGGGCGAGCTGGGCGGCACCGCCGTCACGCTCGACGAACTGCGGGCCGAATCGATCGCCGGGCTGGTCAAGGACGTCCGGGGCGCGGGTCCCGGGCACAGCGACAGGAGGGCCGCGTAA